Proteins encoded in a region of the Halothiobacillus diazotrophicus genome:
- the bamB gene encoding outer membrane protein assembly factor BamB encodes MNAAPVQDTVSCPADRSHRARIARAALCLVLPAVLVGLSGCSETREFVKPTPLGQIDNRFPPKIEWQASAGDAQRSELAQIAPVEAEGRVIVADPRGRVFAYDLSSGKSLWTADLHDDLNVGGGASGDMVVFGTADGKVFALAADTGKPLWQSQVPTAVEAAPSVGHRDVVVRAKDGSVSLLNAEDGKVVWTINHNEPALSLQGQSRALLFPDAVAIGYDDGEFAVVSRADGRVLWKNQVALPTGRTDIDRMVDIDSTPQFGDAVFYVMTYQGRLAAIQAQGGQTLWSRKFSGYTDMTLGQHALYVTDASGVVWAIDRRTGEPLWRQAALSYRGVTGPVLDHGKLVVGDKEGYLHVLDPETGALVGRGKLDGAIIDPMRAEQNSVAAVTRDGDLVVFRIP; translated from the coding sequence ATGAATGCAGCCCCCGTCCAAGATACTGTGTCCTGTCCAGCTGACCGATCCCATCGCGCGCGTATCGCGCGGGCCGCCCTGTGCCTCGTCCTGCCGGCCGTGTTGGTTGGCCTCTCCGGTTGCTCGGAGACGCGGGAGTTCGTCAAGCCGACGCCGCTCGGCCAGATCGACAACCGGTTCCCGCCGAAAATCGAGTGGCAGGCCAGTGCGGGCGACGCCCAGCGCAGCGAACTGGCACAGATCGCCCCGGTCGAGGCCGAGGGCCGCGTCATCGTCGCCGATCCGCGCGGCCGGGTGTTCGCCTATGACCTCAGTTCGGGCAAATCTCTCTGGACGGCTGATCTGCATGACGACCTGAATGTCGGTGGCGGTGCCAGTGGCGATATGGTGGTATTCGGCACCGCTGATGGCAAGGTGTTTGCCCTGGCGGCGGATACCGGCAAGCCCTTGTGGCAGTCACAGGTGCCGACCGCAGTCGAGGCGGCGCCTTCCGTCGGGCATCGGGATGTCGTCGTGCGTGCGAAGGACGGATCCGTCAGCCTGCTCAACGCTGAAGACGGCAAGGTGGTCTGGACCATCAATCACAACGAGCCGGCCTTGTCGCTGCAGGGTCAGAGTCGTGCATTGCTCTTCCCGGATGCGGTGGCCATTGGCTACGACGACGGGGAGTTTGCCGTCGTGTCCCGGGCGGATGGTCGCGTTCTGTGGAAGAATCAGGTTGCCTTGCCGACCGGCCGGACGGATATCGATCGCATGGTGGATATCGATTCGACGCCGCAATTCGGTGATGCGGTGTTCTATGTCATGACTTATCAGGGCCGCTTGGCCGCCATCCAGGCCCAGGGTGGTCAGACATTGTGGAGTCGCAAGTTTTCGGGCTATACCGACATGACGTTGGGCCAGCATGCCTTGTACGTGACGGATGCCAGTGGTGTGGTCTGGGCGATCGATCGTCGGACCGGGGAGCCGCTGTGGCGTCAGGCTGCACTCTCCTACCGCGGCGTCACCGGGCCGGTATTGGATCACGGCAAACTGGTCGTCGGGGACAAGGAAGGCTACTTGCACGTGCTCGACCCAGAAACGGGGGCGCTGGTCGGTCGGGGCAAGCTGGATGGGGCGATCATCGATCCGATGCGGGCCGAGCAGAACAGCGTGGCGGCCGTGACGCGCGATGGGGACCTGGTGGTGTTCCGCATCCCCTGA
- the ispG gene encoding flavodoxin-dependent (E)-4-hydroxy-3-methylbut-2-enyl-diphosphate synthase, with amino-acid sequence MSHIASPTIRRLSRKIHVGAVPIGGDAPIAVQSMTNTDTCDVAATVAQIRALTKAGADLVRVSVPSMAAAEAFGQIRQQVEIPLITDIHFDYRIALRVAELGADCLRINPGNIGREDRVRAVVDCARDKGIPIRIGVNAGSLEKELQQKYGEPTPAAMVESALRHIDILERLDFPEFKVSLKASDVWMTVMAYRQLAGQIEQPLHLGITEAGGLRSGAVKSAVGLGMLLAEGIGDTLRVSLAADPVEEVKVGWDILKSLRLRNRGINLIACPSCSRQEFDVIKTVNALEGRIEDIDTSMDVAVIGCVVNGPGEAREASVGLTGGQPSLLYIDGKPVRKLTENDLVDGVEQAIREHIAQQKIPVSHE; translated from the coding sequence ATGAGTCACATCGCGTCGCCCACGATTCGTCGCCTGTCGCGCAAGATTCATGTCGGTGCCGTGCCCATCGGCGGCGATGCGCCCATCGCCGTCCAGAGCATGACCAATACCGATACCTGCGACGTGGCGGCCACGGTGGCGCAGATCCGTGCGCTGACCAAGGCGGGGGCGGATCTGGTGCGCGTTTCCGTGCCCAGCATGGCGGCGGCCGAGGCGTTCGGCCAGATTCGTCAGCAGGTCGAGATTCCGCTGATCACCGATATCCACTTCGACTACCGGATCGCGTTACGCGTTGCCGAGCTGGGTGCAGACTGCCTGCGCATCAACCCGGGCAACATCGGCCGTGAGGATCGCGTTCGCGCCGTGGTGGACTGCGCACGCGACAAGGGCATCCCGATCCGGATCGGTGTCAATGCCGGTTCTCTGGAAAAGGAGCTGCAGCAGAAGTACGGCGAACCGACCCCGGCCGCCATGGTCGAGTCCGCGCTGCGGCATATCGATATCCTGGAACGCCTGGATTTCCCCGAATTCAAGGTCTCGCTCAAGGCCTCCGATGTCTGGATGACCGTGATGGCCTACCGGCAACTGGCCGGGCAGATCGAGCAGCCCCTGCACCTCGGGATCACCGAAGCGGGCGGGCTGCGTTCCGGGGCGGTCAAGTCGGCCGTCGGTCTGGGCATGCTGCTGGCCGAGGGCATCGGCGATACCCTGCGCGTGTCCTTGGCGGCCGACCCGGTCGAGGAGGTCAAGGTCGGCTGGGATATCCTCAAGTCGCTGCGCCTGCGCAACCGGGGCATCAATCTGATCGCCTGCCCGTCCTGCTCCCGGCAGGAGTTCGATGTCATCAAGACCGTCAACGCCCTCGAAGGGCGTATCGAGGATATCGATACGTCCATGGACGTGGCGGTCATCGGATGTGTCGTCAACGGCCCCGGGGAAGCGCGGGAGGCCAGTGTCGGCCTGACCGGCGGCCAGCCGAGCCTGCTCTACATCGACGGCAAGCCGGTGCGCAAGCTCACCGAAAATGATCTGGTGGATGGCGTCGAACAGGCCATCCGCGAACACATAGCCCAGCAAAAAATCCCTGTTTCCCATGAGTAA
- a CDS encoding cation-translocating P-type ATPase produces MTVARSEDETPTPDWHAQTAEAVLHTWSVQANQGLTAEVVAERLEAYGPNRLAAAPPRKAWIRLILQFHNPLIYVLLAAGGVTLLLRDFVDAGVIFSVVVINAIIGYVQEGRAERALDAVRALLTNRAVVLRDGTRQEVDADRLVPGDIVWLEPGGRVPADLRLLQTHSLRINEAVLTGESMPVEKATAPVPAAHAVADRRCMAYAGTVVAVGQGVGVVVATAGRSEMGRIGALMGTVPTLVTPLTRRLDQMARQMTILILLVGFVTFLYGYAVRGLPTLELFLAVVGLAVAAIPEGLPAVVTIVLAIGTRVMARNHAIIRRLPAVETLGSVTVICSDKTGTLTRNQMTVVQAILPEQTLGVTGSGYRPEGTFLLGDLPIDPLRNEGLGALAQCAVLCNDAQLRPGSAADDDWQVVGDPTEGALLTFAQKAGAIASVLTAEFPRVDTVPFDAAHRFMATLHHDQDGHAVVFLKGAPEAVLGRCTQDISGMTLDARDWQRLIHQAALSGERVLALARADMPTGTTQISLADMTPRFTLLGLVGLIDPPREEAIEAVDTCRLAGLQVKMITGDHAVTAAAIGRQLGLGGQTVLTGEQLDLMDDARLRSQVSETDIFARASPEHKLRLVAALQAQGELVAMTGDGVNDAPALKAADIGVAMGQKGTDAAREAADLVLTDDNFATIARAIKEGRAVFDNIQRSLLFMLPTNGGEAGVIMLSVFAGLALPVTPAQILWVNTVTAITLALALAFEPAERRIMLRPPRKPSAPLITRLFALRLIFVSVLMVTATFMVFEWTLARGGSLDAARTAAVNMLVCGELVYLFNVRHFVASAFRRDLFTENPVALLMAVLLIGIQSAFTYAPPLQTVFHTVGLDAVSWAMILGLSFLLFVLVEGEKALLRRRRVMGF; encoded by the coding sequence ATGACCGTTGCCCGATCCGAAGACGAAACCCCCACGCCAGACTGGCATGCGCAAACTGCAGAAGCGGTTTTGCACACCTGGTCCGTTCAGGCGAATCAGGGGCTGACGGCTGAAGTGGTCGCCGAGCGACTGGAAGCGTATGGGCCGAACCGACTTGCCGCGGCGCCCCCGCGCAAGGCCTGGATACGACTGATCCTGCAATTCCACAACCCCCTGATCTACGTGCTGCTGGCGGCCGGTGGGGTGACCCTGCTGCTGCGGGACTTCGTCGATGCCGGTGTGATTTTCAGTGTCGTCGTGATCAATGCAATCATCGGTTATGTTCAGGAAGGCCGTGCGGAGCGGGCGCTGGATGCCGTGCGCGCCCTGTTGACCAACCGGGCAGTCGTGCTGCGGGACGGCACCCGGCAGGAAGTCGATGCCGATCGCCTGGTGCCCGGCGATATCGTCTGGCTGGAACCCGGCGGCCGCGTCCCGGCCGACCTGCGATTGCTGCAGACCCACAGCCTGCGCATCAATGAAGCCGTGTTGACGGGCGAATCGATGCCCGTGGAAAAAGCGACGGCCCCCGTGCCCGCAGCGCATGCCGTCGCCGATCGTCGGTGCATGGCGTATGCCGGGACGGTGGTGGCCGTCGGGCAGGGCGTGGGCGTCGTCGTGGCGACGGCCGGCCGGTCGGAAATGGGCCGGATTGGTGCGTTGATGGGCACCGTCCCGACGCTCGTGACGCCGCTGACCCGTCGCCTCGATCAGATGGCACGGCAAATGACCATCCTGATCCTGCTGGTTGGATTCGTGACCTTCCTGTATGGCTATGCAGTTCGGGGCCTGCCGACGCTGGAGTTGTTCCTGGCGGTGGTCGGACTCGCGGTGGCGGCCATTCCTGAGGGTTTACCTGCCGTGGTGACGATCGTCCTGGCCATCGGGACACGAGTCATGGCGAGAAACCACGCCATCATCCGCCGTTTGCCCGCCGTGGAGACGCTGGGCTCGGTGACCGTGATCTGCTCGGACAAGACCGGGACGCTGACCCGAAATCAGATGACGGTCGTGCAGGCGATCCTGCCCGAGCAGACATTGGGGGTGACCGGCAGCGGCTACCGACCCGAAGGCACGTTTCTCCTCGGGGATCTGCCCATCGATCCGCTCCGCAACGAGGGACTGGGCGCACTGGCGCAGTGCGCGGTCCTCTGCAACGACGCGCAGCTGCGCCCCGGATCGGCGGCGGACGACGACTGGCAGGTGGTCGGGGATCCCACCGAGGGCGCCCTGCTGACGTTTGCCCAGAAGGCCGGGGCGATCGCGTCCGTACTGACAGCAGAGTTTCCGCGGGTGGACACGGTGCCTTTCGACGCGGCCCACCGCTTCATGGCGACCCTGCACCATGATCAAGACGGACACGCGGTCGTCTTTCTCAAGGGTGCCCCGGAGGCGGTGCTGGGCCGCTGTACGCAGGATATTTCCGGTATGACGCTGGATGCGCGGGACTGGCAGAGACTGATCCATCAGGCCGCGCTGTCCGGCGAACGGGTACTGGCGCTGGCGCGTGCCGACATGCCGACGGGCACCACCCAGATCAGTCTGGCGGATATGACGCCGCGATTTACCTTGCTGGGACTGGTGGGGCTGATCGATCCTCCACGGGAAGAGGCGATCGAGGCCGTGGATACCTGTCGTCTGGCCGGCTTGCAGGTGAAAATGATCACGGGCGACCATGCCGTCACTGCAGCGGCGATCGGGCGACAGCTTGGGCTGGGGGGACAGACCGTGCTGACCGGTGAGCAATTGGACCTGATGGACGATGCCCGTCTTCGGTCTCAGGTGTCCGAGACGGACATCTTCGCGCGCGCCAGCCCGGAGCATAAGCTGCGTCTGGTCGCGGCCTTGCAGGCCCAAGGCGAACTGGTCGCAATGACGGGCGATGGCGTGAACGATGCGCCGGCGCTCAAGGCGGCGGATATCGGCGTGGCCATGGGACAGAAAGGCACGGATGCGGCACGTGAGGCAGCGGATCTGGTACTGACGGACGACAATTTCGCGACGATTGCCCGTGCGATCAAGGAAGGGCGGGCGGTGTTCGACAACATTCAGCGATCCCTGCTATTCATGTTGCCCACGAATGGCGGCGAGGCGGGCGTGATCATGCTATCGGTCTTCGCGGGGCTGGCCTTGCCCGTGACACCGGCCCAGATTCTCTGGGTCAATACGGTCACGGCCATCACGCTGGCACTTGCGCTGGCGTTCGAACCCGCGGAAAGGCGGATCATGCTGCGCCCGCCCAGAAAACCGTCGGCACCCTTGATCACCCGGCTGTTTGCTCTTCGGTTGATCTTCGTCAGCGTGCTGATGGTGACGGCGACCTTTATGGTCTTCGAATGGACGCTGGCCCGCGGCGGATCATTGGACGCGGCACGGACCGCGGCCGTGAACATGCTGGTCTGCGGTGAGCTTGTGTATCTGTTCAACGTGCGTCATTTCGTCGCCTCGGCATTCCGTCGCGACCTGTTCACGGAAAATCCTGTCGCGTTGCTCATGGCGGTACTGTTGATCGGGATTCAGAGCGCATTCACCTATGCACCACCATTGCAGACGGTCTTCCATACGGTGGGGCTGGACGCGGTGTCCTGGGCCATGATTCTGGGGCTGAGTTTTCTGTTGTTCGTGCTGGTGGAGGGGGAGAAGGCCCTGCTTCGTCGGCGACGGGTCATGGGTTTCTGA
- a CDS encoding helix-turn-helix domain-containing protein — MSQGHSQGDHQEPILPPLTSDRPAEDVRNEEFRPVQNLGKAIQAARIAKDMTTADLAQSLNLDLRIVEAIEANRFEDAPEPIYVRAYLKHWASLLDVDAQSWIDVYNTQIAQESGQDTRKVGARPTLDVMAHRKSSRTVHGHKSGGRFWRVLVSLVLLGGAAAVVIFAMPTSWQQWVMARLGGHESTTVVSDRAVTLVPLAPPGTEVATPSTAAGPGTTVPLASPSTSSDAGNTSPAPETGDAATDTKTMLPALPATPPAGVSDEAASSDAPAPAPVPASTEPTESPATTTAASASSAETAPAADLEIKATSADCWVEVRNAAGKRLVYDVLKSGETRRVPGSGPFTVVLGNAAAVEVLWKGAPVKLGAPNATTGVVRTTIGG; from the coding sequence ATGAGTCAGGGCCATTCACAGGGTGACCATCAGGAGCCGATTCTTCCACCCCTGACCAGTGATCGACCGGCGGAAGACGTGCGCAACGAGGAATTTCGACCGGTGCAGAATCTTGGCAAGGCGATCCAGGCTGCACGTATCGCCAAGGACATGACGACGGCTGATCTGGCGCAGTCGCTGAACCTCGACCTGCGTATTGTCGAGGCCATCGAGGCCAACCGCTTCGAAGATGCGCCCGAGCCGATCTATGTGCGGGCTTACCTCAAGCATTGGGCGAGTCTGCTGGATGTGGATGCGCAGTCGTGGATCGATGTCTACAACACGCAGATTGCCCAGGAATCGGGGCAGGACACACGCAAGGTCGGTGCACGACCGACGCTGGATGTCATGGCGCATCGCAAATCCAGTCGTACCGTGCATGGCCATAAATCGGGCGGCCGCTTCTGGCGGGTACTGGTCTCGCTGGTTCTCCTGGGCGGAGCGGCGGCTGTCGTGATTTTTGCCATGCCGACGAGCTGGCAGCAATGGGTCATGGCGCGTCTGGGCGGACATGAGTCCACGACCGTCGTGAGTGATCGCGCGGTGACGCTCGTGCCGTTGGCGCCACCCGGTACGGAAGTGGCAACGCCATCGACCGCCGCAGGGCCGGGCACAACCGTACCGTTGGCGTCCCCGTCGACATCCTCCGATGCGGGAAATACGTCACCGGCGCCCGAAACGGGCGACGCTGCGACCGACACGAAGACCATGCTGCCCGCCCTGCCCGCCACCCCCCCTGCGGGTGTTTCGGATGAGGCAGCCTCTTCTGACGCGCCCGCTCCGGCCCCTGTGCCGGCGTCGACGGAGCCGACCGAAAGCCCCGCGACGACAACGGCCGCGTCGGCGTCCTCCGCCGAGACTGCGCCTGCGGCGGATCTCGAAATCAAGGCGACGTCTGCAGACTGCTGGGTCGAAGTCCGCAATGCGGCCGGCAAGCGGTTGGTCTACGACGTGCTGAAGAGCGGGGAGACCCGTCGGGTACCCGGTAGCGGCCCGTTCACCGTGGTGCTGGGGAACGCCGCTGCCGTCGAGGTGCTCTGGAAAGGCGCCCCGGTGAAGCTGGGCGCTCCGAATGCCACGACGGGTGTCGTGCGCACAACGATCGGAGGCTAG
- the hisS gene encoding histidine--tRNA ligase, protein MSKTLQTLRGMHDVLPAQTPAWAHLESTLSATARAYGYQEIRMPLVEHTALFSRSIGEVTDIVEKEMYTFADRNGDSLTLRPEGTASCVRACLEHGLIHNQQRKLWYIGPMFRHERPQKGRYRQFHQFGVEAFGVSGAELDVELILMAAGIWRQLGITDVALQINTLGSPEARTEHRTVLIDYLQAHAEQLDDEARSRLLTNPLRILDSKNPAVQAVLADAPVLSDYLTEADLENFREVQALLTAANVPFVVNPRLVRGLDYYNRTVFEWVTTALGAQGTICAGGRYDGLVTQLGGRATPAAGFAIGLERLIELMALAEDESTADIYILWPENAAKAAALQLAERVRASLPGQRVQCALDGGSLKSQLRRADRSGARFALLVSADGDAGITVKDLRDAAMADQVLDGPALSAWLTALQ, encoded by the coding sequence ATGAGTAAAACCCTGCAAACCCTGCGCGGCATGCACGATGTGCTGCCCGCGCAAACGCCCGCCTGGGCGCATCTGGAATCGACGCTTTCCGCCACGGCCCGTGCCTACGGCTATCAGGAAATCCGAATGCCGCTCGTCGAGCACACGGCCCTTTTCTCCCGCAGCATCGGTGAGGTCACCGATATCGTCGAAAAGGAGATGTATACCTTTGCCGACCGCAACGGGGACTCGCTGACGCTACGTCCCGAAGGGACGGCGAGTTGTGTGCGCGCTTGTCTGGAGCATGGTCTGATCCACAACCAGCAGCGCAAGCTCTGGTACATCGGGCCCATGTTCCGGCATGAGCGCCCCCAGAAAGGGCGTTATCGGCAGTTCCACCAGTTCGGGGTGGAAGCCTTTGGCGTATCGGGTGCGGAACTCGATGTGGAACTGATCCTGATGGCGGCAGGCATCTGGCGTCAGCTCGGCATCACGGACGTGGCACTCCAGATCAACACCCTGGGGAGTCCGGAGGCGCGCACTGAGCATCGCACCGTGCTGATCGACTATCTGCAGGCGCATGCCGAACAGCTGGATGACGAGGCGCGTAGCCGATTGCTGACCAACCCGTTGCGGATTCTGGACAGCAAGAATCCGGCGGTGCAGGCGGTACTCGCGGATGCACCGGTCCTGTCCGACTATCTGACCGAGGCCGATCTCGAGAACTTCCGTGAGGTCCAGGCATTGCTCACCGCCGCCAACGTCCCGTTCGTGGTGAACCCGCGCCTCGTCCGCGGTCTGGATTACTACAACCGGACCGTTTTCGAATGGGTGACGACGGCCCTCGGGGCTCAGGGCACCATCTGCGCGGGCGGTCGTTACGACGGTCTGGTCACCCAGTTGGGCGGTCGGGCGACGCCGGCCGCCGGCTTTGCCATCGGTCTGGAGCGGTTGATCGAGTTGATGGCGCTGGCGGAAGATGAGTCCACGGCGGACATCTACATCCTCTGGCCGGAAAATGCGGCCAAGGCCGCCGCCCTCCAGCTGGCGGAAAGGGTACGCGCATCGCTGCCCGGGCAACGCGTCCAATGTGCGCTGGATGGCGGCAGTCTCAAGAGTCAGCTGCGTCGTGCAGACCGCAGTGGCGCGCGTTTCGCGCTGCTGGTGTCTGCAGATGGCGATGCAGGGATTACGGTCAAGGATCTGCGCGATGCCGCCATGGCCGATCAGGTGCTGGACGGCCCGGCCTTGTCTGCCTGGCTAACCGCGCTGCAATAA
- a CDS encoding YfgM family protein, which translates to MAATDDEELDKLRDFWAQYGKPLMLGLTVGAVVLAGWFGWQTWQARQQNAAALAFHQVEQLSAANQPQQAMEAARKLAADHSGTAYAALALLVGAHEAMAQNDPSKAAIYLQKLISETKEPALVALARLRLARVQWAQNQPDAALATLKTAPPAPYAPLYAELTGDIEASQKHWSAARAAYQQAMTGSHVDATLLKIKLDNLPNDDHAAPSPTEKSHS; encoded by the coding sequence GTGGCTGCGACGGACGACGAAGAACTCGACAAGCTCAGGGATTTCTGGGCGCAATATGGCAAGCCGCTGATGCTGGGACTGACGGTCGGCGCCGTGGTCCTCGCCGGTTGGTTCGGCTGGCAGACCTGGCAGGCCCGTCAGCAGAATGCCGCGGCATTGGCTTTTCACCAGGTCGAACAGCTGAGTGCGGCCAACCAGCCGCAACAGGCCATGGAAGCGGCACGCAAGCTGGCCGCGGACCATTCCGGAACGGCCTATGCGGCATTGGCCCTGCTGGTCGGTGCGCATGAAGCCATGGCACAGAACGATCCCTCGAAGGCGGCCATCTATCTGCAGAAGCTGATTTCCGAGACGAAGGAGCCAGCGCTTGTGGCACTCGCTCGGTTGCGTCTGGCGCGCGTTCAATGGGCGCAGAACCAACCCGATGCGGCGCTGGCTACGTTGAAGACGGCCCCGCCCGCGCCTTATGCCCCCTTGTATGCCGAACTGACTGGCGACATCGAGGCCAGCCAGAAACACTGGTCGGCCGCCCGTGCCGCCTATCAGCAGGCCATGACCGGATCCCATGTTGATGCGACCCTGCTCAAGATCAAGCTGGACAATCTCCCTAACGACGATCATGCCGCTCCCTCACCGACCGAGAAGTCTCATTCATGA